The following nucleotide sequence is from Thunnus albacares chromosome 15, fThuAlb1.1, whole genome shotgun sequence.
ACTATGATTTATCTCACAGCGCAAGTGtcatttagaaataaataagtcaatagataaaagctgctgctgcctcGCTCAGGTGGGAGGCGGTTATGCATTTTAACGTGGCCACCGGCCCCGAGCATTACAGCCAAATCCCACAAAGCATCGCGCCTGTTCACGCTCCGAGACCAGGATAAACAGCATGCAACCTCATACAGCCTTTATCACTTAACATCAAATATCTGATTGTCGGCGTCAACTCGCAGCAAACGGGAGATGACAGCTTTTATTAATACAGTATCATTTCAACCTGGCCGCGGTACAAGATTAATGCTTACACTCTGCCCACAGAGAAAACACTTTTCTCTCAAGGGTGTTTGAATACAAAGAAAAGTCAGATGTATGGGAGCTCGGGGCTAGAAATCGATCATATGATGttcaaaaaacatgaaaatagagTGAAGTGAAATCAAGAGTAGACCGTTTAAAGTTTGTTAAGAGCAGGTATCAGCAATTATAGTATCGCTCATCACTGTCATGCAGTGCGAgaattgttgttgtgtttgtgtgtgagtttcGGATGAAGTGAAAGGAAGTAAACGGGCGCCATGTTTGCGGAGCTGGGTCACAAGGACAGAGGAGCCATCTCACTAGAGAGTGGATTTGAGCAGCTTGGGGAGATAGATTCAGCTCGTGCCCGTCCAACGGGACACATCAGAAGCCCCACTCGTCaatcccccctctctccctcgtTCATTTGGGAGTATGATTTATACTTTTTGAAGTGAAGGGTCTTGAATCCCACTATAAAGGAATTAAGAGGTCTCCCCTGAGTCCGCCATTCAAATGAGAGCATGGCATGGATATGAGGGCTTTTTAATAGAGAGAAATTAGTATTCACAATGCCTCAAACTGGAATCTGAAGGAACCTTTCAGGTGGAGAAGAAAGGGCCAGTTTAGAAAAGAAAGCCCTAAGAAGTCGGGGGCTTTTCATAGCAGTCGTGTTTTTGCCCCTCATCAAGGAGCGCCGGAGCGCTCTGTGAAATAACCCAAGAGAGAGGGTGGaaaaagtgagtgtgtgtgaaacaaaaaTTAAGAATGCATCATAAATAGGCAGAGTGGGAACAATGCAGCGAGGAGTCCCACAGTCTTGAGGCCAAAGGGGGCTGCTCGGCTTCTCAACAGTCCCCCACGCAGATCCAACAGTTCCGGGGATGACTCGGAGCCATGCGATGCTTTGACAAACATcttttggattttaaaatgtttttgtgcagTCCCAGAAATGCCGGAATTTAAATCTGCATTAGAACTATGTCCACACATCGTATTTCTCTGTTTGGGAACACTGACCTTGAAAACTATTGAATTGAAGTGTTGCTGCATCCAAGTGTTACTTCTGCAGCTGTCTATTGTCAGTTCAGTTTAGACTTTAGGCCAGGATTGCCATTCGGATGAATGTGGGGACATGTAtttatgcatatgtgtgtgtactaaATCATTGAAAAGAATACATCAAGTATAACATAAAGATTTAAATGACTttgaatattttagttttttaaacatGGCTTGAACTCAAGTGTGTGTTTCCTTCCTCCACAGCTTAAACTCATTTTGAtagagaacaacaacaacaatcaacCCACTGAATGTATCtgcccacacacagacacacacagtctctgagGCATCACCTTAACATGGATTACTCTAGTTAACAGCGACCTATGCTCTCTAActgattcatttaaatgagCTGACCATAGACTTGTCCATCAATATATTGAGCTTTAATGGCAAAGACTGAATTGTGTCTCCGATAGGCCCTTGAGAGGTTGCGTTATTTAATGTGGCATCAACTACCTGTTTCTGCAGACAGAGGAGGAACATCTGAGACGGGAGCTCTCTGACACCATGTCAATGGGACACACGGGTAATTGGCACAAAGGGTTCCACTGAAAATTGAAAGTATCAATAACATTTAGATTTTGAGACTCACAAGTACAGTCTGAACAAAGTGGGGCCAAAAAGATAATAAAGCTTGGAAAGAAATGTTTAATGTGACATACCTGGCTTCGATCTCGTTTTCCAACAGAAGGAAGCCAAAAGCTAAAAGGAGATTATAAAAGTATAATCACTGGATTCAAAAAGATGATGGGAGCAGATGCACCTAATACAAGATAATTGAGTTTTGTAAGAAAAGAGTTTGAAACATCTTACTCTCTCTGGTAAGGATCTTGAGAAAAGTGTCTCAGTCTCTCTACAAACACTGGCATGCGGTTACCctgtaaaacacaaatcaaagatGCACAGTAAGAAACGAACATAAAAACTGGTTTTCAGTAATTGTAAGTCTACTGAACAGGAAGGTGCCAGTTTGCTTTAACCTTGCTGGGAGGCCTCCTCCTATCCTTCCTGATGCAGCAGGCAGCGGTGCCAGGCAGGCGTTTAAGATGTGAATGATACCCTGCAACAgtacaaaacatgacatttatcTTCCTGTGTTGAAAAATGgtcaaaatgattattattgCTTAAGAAAGATGCAGGAAAAAGacaagtaaaactttatttaaagtatATACTGTAGCAGGTTTTATGCAGAAAATCAAACATCTGGCGGCAGCAATTTGAACAGTGTTCTAAGAAAGACCTGAGAGGATCATTACAATAGTCTGTTCtacaggataaaaaaaaagcaggcaCTAGACTCTCCAAGCCCGCTGTTGATAAGACAGAAGTCAGAAACACTAAATCATCAGCCACAACCTCTCTGAGAGGGTCGTGCGGGTTGCAGGAAGGTAGGCGATGGGCGGTTATCCTCGAGGGAGAGCTGATTGTCTGAGTCCCAGCTGGGCAGCAGGCTGGCCACGCCTGACCCGACTCCACAGTCCCCCTCAAAGAACCAGTCACTCTGCTCGTCATCACCTACGTAAAAGGAAAGGGAAGATATTGCATTGGTGAGCATGTCATTGCTGCAGCCAGCAAATTTCCAGCAGTTTCTGCCAAAACAttcttttctaaaaatgttacatttaaaattGTGCTACTGTGCTGCACTTAACCAATTATAAACTTGCCTCCAGTCTGTGGGCCGACCAAAAACACGGAAAGTTAACCAGAATAATGTTGGAGATGAGAGGTAAATAATTAAATGGCTACAAAACACCTGCATAATGCTACATGAGCAATTTGGATACGTTTGATTAACGttatatttatgcattttagATGGTCAAAGGCTGAGATGAAACTGCAGGAGCTAAGTGTGTTTGGTGGTCCTACAAACTTcttgctgatgtgtgtgtgtgtcaaaaatgactgaattttcATTTTAGGCTAAATCTTTCCTTTAAAGACACCCTAATAGACAACTAGACAACACCAGTCTAATCCCCAGACACCGAACTCCCTTCTCAGACCTGTCAGTCAGCGAAGCGCACGCAGGAACCATGCCTCTCACAGTCAAGGTGTAGTGACAACTGTTAAATCAGAGGCCGTCTGGCCCCACCACGGCTAATGAGATTAGCAAAGGCTTCAGCGCTCATTAACACGACATGACAACGTCTTATTAGAGTCGCCTGGGTGCCCAGCAACCAGCCCATTGTATCGAAACCTCCCTCTCTAGCCCCAGCATTCCCTCAGAGTTGAGCAGGGTATTGTCCAATGGTGACAACTTGCCTCATTTTTCTTTACACGATTGAGAATGGTTCTTCTGTTAGCTGCAGACActcaaaatcaaatcaactgtttactatttttaattacagtaagtgacgaagctgctgctctgtatgttaaaatatttgttttttaataccTTGCCTCCCCTCGTCATTGGTGAAAAGGCCGGGGTCACTGCTGCATGTACTGCTGGTTTCACtgcaaagaaaagaggaaaaatatcaCGTGAATTATTGCCACTGACCTGTTTCTTTAATATCAATGACATTTTAGGGATGAGGAACGATGTTCTGATTTGTAATCTCAAACCTTATGGGTTCTTAGGTCAGACAATGTTATAGGATCTGAAAAGTGAACAATGTGAATCAAAAATGTACATGCCACTGTAATGTCAATATTTAACATGTAACATTCACCGATAAAAATAATGAAGAAGTCCGGAGCTAGAGGTCGACATAAATGGAAATGACACAAAAAGACAGAGCGTGCTGTGTTCTCCCTTGTTGCGATAGCAAACACAAAGGCATGAGGAGAGACTCTGATCGAAGCCACTGAGTGACATGCACAATCTAATTGAATATCCTCCGCTGTCAGCTCCAATCTAATCTGGCCTGCGTTGTGGAGGATGACAGGAGAGCGAAACACATTCCCCCTGCCCACCCCTCCCTCTGGGTGTGCCCCACACACAGAGCGACCCACAGACGTGCTGCTTCCACACACAACAACTGGCCAACATCTGTTGTGTGGGTCTGTGACTGCACACTGCCTAGACTGCTCCGTTGCTGCTCCTCTCCACACCCCCAGGCAACCCCCGTTAGGTTCCCACCACACCCTCTGTGCCCCCTCTGCTATCCCAGACCACATCAGGTTTCTCTGTGCATTTCACACCTCAGCCAACTTGGACTCGACCTCCAGACACTCCAAGGTCATGGAAGGGGGGGGTGGAGGATAGGAAGGAACAAGAgttcaaaaaatgatttttctttctaaaagtAAACCAAGTTGTCACACAGCTGTCATTGCTTACTTTAAAGAAACCTAACATGCAGATATATTCAACTAGCTACATAAATACTTGCAGTATATTTCATAAAAGCCAGTTAACTTAAAGGACATTGTTGCACATGTGGGTGAGATGTTCCTTTATTATGAACACGAGCACTGCAGTTTATTTGAGTCAGTCCTACAtactgccataaatactcactgatgtgtattaatctgcatgagaaaatagttcccaacaaatgcactatttactcttGTTTGAGTAACAATTCCTAATAACTGCAGTATTCAGCTATTTAAGGAAATTACTTAgcctttttttcattaaaatatatatttgtgacccatttttaaagattgtcttcagtaggaacaaatGGGCTGCCACAAGGAGGTTAGGGATGTCTTAAAGTATTGGTCTTTTCATGACATTTGTTGACTATAACGCAATATATATTAACACCAGGCTCATCCTTTGCCTGCCATTCAAACTCCTTTATGAAAGAGTTCTTCATTGCTTGCATTTTGCTTCCTGTTTGTCATTGCTGACCTTGCTCACACCAGAGGCTGGAGGGTCAGATATGCGCTGATACGGTGCTTTGCCATATTGCAGACGCCTGCCAGTGACGGCAGGATCAGAAAAACGTCCGTCCAGCCTGCACATCTTCCTGGCCAGATGGTCCTGCATCATCTCCCCTCGCATCCACAAGAAGCAGATGTGAGAGGGAGCAGGCCTCTCCGGGGAATCTGGAAGATGTCTGGCCTAGCCAAGCATTCCTGGACCGTCCCCTCCACCCCCGTCCTACACCCCTTCAGCCCTTCCCAACCTCTCCAGACTGATTCCCCAGGCCTCTGCTCAGCTGCACCCCACTTCTGGACACATCGGTTGGCATCTGGAGCACACAACGCTCCATCATCAGTAGAGGACACAAGCTCTACAATAAGCAATTACTACCATTTTGGTTTTATGCTTCATTCAACAACCTTTCTCCCTTTGAAAGATGGAAGTGTTTGTGTTGCACCAGAAAGGCCGGGGATGCACGCAGCACTTTgtggtttctttttttgatgAGGTGCTGACTTTTAACTGTTTCCAGCAGCGCGATGTCTTCCTCCATTTACttgttgaaaaatgtgtttgccTCTTATTGGAGGGATTTTGTGCAAAGTTTGAAAAAGAATCACAGGTATAAACAATTAATTAGAGACACCCATTAAGTATTTATCCGTATTAAAGGTGTAATGTGATGTTGCTTGGAGCAGCACAGGGCCAATGTGAGACCGTTTCCATTAAGTACTGCCTAATTAATGCCATGAATAATTGAGACGCCCATTTTTCTTGGGACCAACAGAAACACCTCTTCTTTCTTCAGCAGTGACCTTTGGCAAGAAAAGCTGACAAACTTGGTCGATGTCTCACACAGAAGTCAAAGGACATCATTCCAGTGTTTGCTTAGACTGCAGCGAGCAGAGCCTCGCGCAAAACAGCACGTCCCCCCAGTTCAAAAATAAGATATTCTATTGCGGATTAGGTTCCATAAAAACAAATACGTCTTAATTAGATAAAACACCATATGTCCATGGTGAGTCAAAGGCAagggcaaaaacaaaaactgcatttCAGTGTTCTGGTGCTGAACTTAACTCCCCCAATGGTCCTATTGTCTCTACACAAGCCAAAGAGGTGAAGCAAAACACAGTATCCAGATGAGCACTAATCATTAGGATATAATCCTCAGCTCCTGGGAGAGGCAGACCAGTTTGCACAGAGATTACAGGCTAGCCGCCATTTATTGAGCCCAGGCTCATTCTGCAGAGGAATAAAgaagaggcagagacagagggggGCAAAGCGCTGATAACAATGGATCTGTGGGCTCTTCAAACAAGCCGCCCCAACCCAAATCCATGCCCTCTTCCATGGGTGTCTGATTATAAGGTTATCCCACCCTCCCTGAGCTGCAGTAATTGGATTAGTCTCAGAGATTTATGAAAATTAACTTCGGCAAATGGCGCACAGCTTTCACAAAAACTCCTCATTGAGTTttcaaaatataaattacaGCATGATAAAGCTGAGAAAAGCAAGCACAATGGAGTTGTTTTCCCATGGCGGCGGGGGTTGGAAGTCAACGTCACCAGTagcagcacacagcaggagACAGAGGCTGAGCCCGGGATGCCGTCTACCCACAGGTGAGGCCTGCTTGCTGGGCCAGCCTGGGTGCCAGGTGGCCTCACTGCCAGCAGGCTGGGCCGGGCCTAATCAAGGATGTGGAGTCCAACTGGAGCTGCCAACATCTGCTCTGCTTGCACTTGGGTGGCTGAAGGCAAAGCTCTGCTCAGTATGCACATAAGAGGAGTGACCTTGAGGAGAGGCACGTTTTAAGAGACCAGACACTCCATATGAAAAAGGTTAATGGAATGAACGGAGACCAAAGAAATCTGAGTGCTtcaaaagacattttcacaATGGCATCTGTGTCTGACATCAAGTGGACCGTACACACTCGGATTATAAATATTGCTGTTGTACCACTGTCAACCACTCATCACTGCTGCCATTTTTTCATATCCTTTGCCTCCGCCAGGGCTTAACCATTAGATTGTTCAGCCTTCAGTACAGTGTGGCAGTCTACTGAGCAGCAATCAAGAGCGTTGGCGTTGTGTAAGTGAGAAATGATTGACAGCGTGCTATGGTGTTCCCATTTATTTCTTCTCCGGAGCTGTTTTCTGTCAGGACGGCTATTGATTTTTCCATAAAGTAAGAAAACAAGTACCGTTTAGGGGCTAGGGAGGTCAGCACAAATTAAACCAGAAGATGTAAAGCCTTCTGTCTGTCCCATTACCGGTTACCACAAATGTCTGTCtcatgtgggttttttttttaatatatatgaTCAACAGATAATGAGATCTTCAAGGCAAATGCACTGTGCAGGAGCATGGGGAACTGCAAGGCTTAAAAATTATGTTACCAATGTAGCAATAAGCAATTTTATAATGAAACACATCTAACCAGCATAATATCCAActatttatcagatcattaTACACAGGGATCATGTGAGGTATTTACGGCCAAAACACAATTTATAcattctgaaaaataaacactcaACACTTCACCCTTAAAAGTTTTGATACACCTTAATAATATTATCTGATAATGATACATACTAGtagaactgaaacaattagtaaataaattgtcagaaaattaatcagcaactattttaatgatattttaatttttttttgctgatttctgaaaacatttgctgatttcagattctcaaatgtgtggatttgaagcttttaactgttttatatcattgtattACTTTGTATGTCTTATGTAAAGCACTTATGAACTGAATTGCCTTATTGTAAAGAGttactatacaaataaacttgccatGTGTTGGGTcttggactgttagttggacaaaTCAAGACATGTGAAGACATTAACTTTAACTCAGGGAAACGCTGACATTTATAAGACCAAATGATTCATTTAATAATCTACAAACActataaataatcattagttgcagcccttgaTACAAAACCTGTCACCATTTAGTCTTTGCTTCACTGTAATAACATAACgtccctctctgctgctgccagtTACCACCACATTTAGTTTTGCTAAATAAAATGCACACAAGAGGGTGCACTCTGGGATACTGGGACAGGCACAGCTTTAATTACCCAGCCCAAGACAGGaattcatttcaaaacaaatcaataccTCACCAAGTCACGTGTTTATTTGTGACAATATTTCTCGAAAAGAAATAATGAGCTGGCAGATGCCCGGAGGCATAACTATCAAAGATCCCTCCCTGGTGATCATACCAGCTATAggagatgaggatgaagagactctatcattcatttttaatgtcaaCTCAATACTTTAAAGTGGAGTGGCATGATtgtgatactttttttttggtttagttGAGGACACACTGAATATTGACAACTGGCTAGATGAAGACAGGCAGTATAGATCATCTTAAATGTCGCCTTGTTTAATTGCTTCTGTCTGATACTGTAGTAGTTATGCCCATGACTTTTATGTTATAGGTTTAACTGCCTTAGTAACTTTCTATTTAAAGGGTAAAATTGGCTTTTAGAGTTTTGAGCACATCTTTCAGAATGATTTTAATCTTGACTCTTTAAACAATGACAGGGTTAACATTTGGCTTGTTGCAAAGCTGTAAATTTTGAAATCTGGAATTGCTTAATTTTCACAAACAGTGAACCAAAAACCTTTTCATAGAACACTAAATAAATGTCAGATGTGGACTGGATCTTTGCCTAAAGGCCTAACTGTGAAACAGTAATATAATGAATGAAAGGTTAGGTTTGactcaaacaaaaagaagaaaatgctaTTTTCGGTGTGCAAATATCTTTCCGTGAATATAACATTACCCCTCAGACATGTTCTCATCTCCACCATCTCTGTGTTCCTTGGCCTCCAGTGTGATCTTACTCTTCCAGCACTCCTTTCCCATCAGCCTGGCTCCTTCAGTCTGCCTGTCTGCTCCCACCCAACCACCAGACCTATTCTTCGATCCAGAAAGATGCTGCATCCTGGACGGCCTGTGCCTCCGTTTTCCATCCACACCAGAAACCTTTAACTTCTGCTGCAACCTGACCGTGACGTCTGAGGTCATACGTTTGACCTTCCTCCGCCTCCTGAGTGGCCGCCCCGGATTATTCTCAGTGAAGGAGTCAGACTCTGGCCAGGAGGGCTGCCTAGTCCTGGTCGGGCCTCCTCTCATGAGGGAGTGCCACTGGTTGGTTGCAGTCATATCGTCAGAGTCGCTGCAGTAGGCCACGGAGGCTCTGAAGGCTGAACGAGCATTCCCCCTGTAGTTTTTAGAAGCCTCGTCCAAGCTGGACTCTGAGGCCTCAATCCAGCAGCGTCTGTGCTCCAGCGGGTAGAGGGAGGACTCGCGATGGCGCTTACGGCCTCTGCGTCGACGGATCTGCCGGCGTTGATGCAGTGGATTCAGGACCATTTCCTCCCACAGCTCCCCCAGCTTACTCTGCTCTGAGGTCTGCTCCAGTGCAGACACCAGGTCCCGCACCAGCTCATCCATCATGATGCTGGAAACCAAAGACACAACAGAGGAAACCTGAGTGATGTGAGGACAAACAGTTAAACACTATGGATGATGGtacatcaaaataaaatgcaatccATATAAGCAGAGTAGATTAGTCTTTAGATCTGTACAGtgacaaaacaatgacaataacaGAAATGTCTAAAGATGCAGCTCCACTGATGATCACCAGATTCTGGCTCTAATATAACTCCcacttacatttatttaataaatcatcatttttatacaaatacTTACTTTACTTGGTATACTGTTTGCTTGTGTGACAGTTTTGCTTGGGGACATCTTTATCTTTACCTGATAAACAGCTGTTTTATAGGGTTGGGCATTCTGACAATGTATACCAATAAGATGCTAAATGTTTGGCAACCAGCAGAGGTATTGAGATACTATTTTCACAATGATATCTATTTATGGCTGTACTATATTATTGCAAGAATTACTAACAACAGAATAATAGATTTGCAAGATTTTTGGCATCGATGTGATAAATCAACTTGTTTATCCTTTGGGTTTTTAATATATTAGCAAAAAGTGTAATTGTagttaaatgttgttgtttaatCTACATATGGTTTCTCATTTGAAATTCCAGAAAATGTACTACATAACCATTGATATCATTATATAGCATTACATTTTATCTATATCACCCACCTCTATTGTCTCGGGCttcatcaaggacccctaaactcACACAAATTAGACTACAGACCCCCATTtaataagattttgtcccagggtctgataagatttttgcttttggatgttttattacagaaaatgtatgaaaccTATGATCAGAgtagtcatacattctgttattgtgttatttatggatggaattatagtgaaaacaAATTATTCCCCTTTCCACTGGGGACCCCCTGAAACCCTCTCAAGGTCCTCAGGCCCTattttgagaaccactgctctataCACCTGTCATGTACCCCACCACACAAAATTCACCAAGAAATACCAAATTTACACcagctttctctctttttggtTTAGTGATTTTTATTTGAAGTCTAGCAGCGTTAAATTGTGGAGGATCGTCCACACTGTGACACTGTGTAGCTTCCCTTGTTTGATTGCAACATTACTGAAAACGACTGCTTGTTTGAGCGTCtacacatcagcagcagctacaAAACGCTCACAGCGTCTTCATAGCAGCTAAGAAAGCGACTTCTGCAGCTGTAGGACATCAGTGGATGAACACAGTGGCAGAGCAGAGGCaggctgagctgagctgagctgagctgagctgtcTGCTCTGTAGTCTGTTACATAACAACATCTCACACGTGAGCTCAGCACAAGGACAGTCACACATCTCTCTACTGTTAACTGTCAGCGAAATACACCTTGATACAGCAATTCATGCGAAAACCGTGTTATATACGAGCCGAAACAGCTACTGTAATGCTATGAGCGATAATAATAGGCAGAGAGTCTATTGTGTTTTGTGCACTCACCAGTCGCAgcctgtcttgttttgttttcagcacAGCTGGGACACCAGACGCACTTCCGCCCTCGCTGCCCAGCCAATGAGATCCCTCCGCCTCTCTGTGCCACATCACCGTCATGTTTATGCAGATAAGGACAACACACGAGTCTATTATCACGCAGCTAACACATTTAACTTTCACTATCATAACATTCCTATGACGAGCTGATAAATTGCtggtgtttattattatttcaattaGCTGTATGACTGTAAATGTTCTATAACGTTTCTGTGCTGCTCATACAGTTCATGGTGATCCTGTTGTAgtgtattattgttttatttcagttagGAAACAGTTAGGAAAAACTTATATCTACATTTTCTTGCGGTATAGAGCCAATATTCATGTTAGTTTTATACTATTTAAACTGCCAGTTctgtagccaggattttagaaatattaGTCAGACAAAGGCCCCTGACCGTTTCCTTAAAAAAATAGTCTCTAAATGATTTTTTCCAAGTTTTATTCCAATGGAGAAGTTCTTTCACAGGAAATTCCTCCAAAAACCGCTTGTAAACTGCTTGTAACTAAAAATAAACCTAAACCTCTAACTAAAATAACAGCCTCAAAACCTTTATTCTTCAATAATTATGATAATGTCTAAcctttcatttacattttgacCTAGTGTCACAAAACTGTTACAAGAGTCTTTTGTCTTGAGAACAtactaaaaacattttgtcaggtatttgttctttttcaatTCTCTTGGTTTGGCACTTGTGTTGTGAGGTTCCTTCGTGTCAGACAGTGAACTCTTGTCCCAATCTTGCTGAATGGTTGATGGTTTATGAAAAAAACCTAAACCTAAATTAGTACCAGATGACATCGTTCTTCCCAGGAAACTGCCTaggatgtttttaatgaaattccacttgtgtaaaataaaaagaaataatataagTTTTATTTTCCAACATGAAGGTCTAAATGGTGTTTCAAAGCCCTCTGGGTCTAAAATTACTGGAATCAGCTTTAAAAATATGTGGGTTTTTACCCGTAGAGTTATGTAAATTCCCCCAGGTTGCTAAAACCTCCAATTTCCAAGAAGAAATACAGAGAACATGACCTCAGTGTGTTTAATGGCAGCTACGGTCTTGGTTACTGATGCACTTCTCGTAAATGTATTATGTTATGGTTGCCCTCATGTAGTCTGGACACAGTATGAACACCTGTAAAACCTTATGTAATACAATAATTATGCAATAGACTACTAACCATATAAAGGCTTTCTGAAGCTTTCATATGACCAGTTTCTGCTGAGACTGTCATAGAGGTTAAGTCAACTGTAAGGTGATTTTCACAGCCTGAATTTATTGCCACTGAgtgtaaaatacattaaaaagaaTACTAAAAAAGAGCCAAAAAAACGatccaaaaacaacatatagttGAATCAAACCCTCACTGACACTCTCAGTAAAAATCAGTGCAAGCTTCGCAATTTGTCACAGGGCGATTGCATTGAATTGCATTGCATTTTACAGCTTTCCATGCAATTGTAGTTAATTTTGTGAATATGTGAGTATCAAGAGGTCTATTCACAATGCTGCTTACTGATAAAAACTTCTATAGACAGGCCATTGTTTTGAATCTACATGTCTGTTAATTTcttcaaacaaaatcaaaaaccCATGTAAAGTTTGTGATTAGTTGTAGATTATAAGATTAGAGTAATTCTATTACCTCCACACCTTTTAAAACAATAGTGGACTAATGTGTGACAACTCTCTGTAATGAAGGGTTGTCTCTCAAAGCCAGTGTGTTGCTGAATGAAGCAAAAAAGTCATTTACCACTTCTTTCATCTCTCAGATGAAGGCAGcccaaataataaaaaaaagaaaagtctgtGAAAATGAGTACAAAAGCCATTTAAtctctctcatcttcctcttaATAACTGCAAATTTCCCCTTGGGCCCATGGGAGAGGGCCTCTCTGTGCCGCTGCCACCTTATCTGTCGCCTCCATATTTCAGCATGCTGAGCGGCTCCCTCAGTACCCAGCCCCCGGCCTCCTCTCGCCCGGGCCTGTGGGGAAGCTGGGCTCCTGGGCCCACCATTGTTCTGGCCTGGGAGGCAGTCCGGAGAGAGCCCTGAAAGCCGGAGAGTgggaatattaaaaaaaaaaaaaaaacttgagccACTGCCTCATTAAGTGGCAGCCTTTCAC
It contains:
- the LOC122998793 gene encoding G patch domain-containing protein 2-like isoform X1 translates to MIVKVKCVSCVIIDSCVVLICINMTVMWHREAEGSHWLGSEGGSASGVPAVLKTKQDRLRLVSSVVSLVSSIMMDELVRDLVSALEQTSEQSKLGELWEEMVLNPLHQRRQIRRRRGRKRHRESSLYPLEHRRCWIEASESSLDEASKNYRGNARSAFRASVAYCSDSDDMTATNQWHSLMRGGPTRTRQPSWPESDSFTENNPGRPLRRRRKVKRMTSDVTVRLQQKLKVSGVDGKRRHRPSRMQHLSGSKNRSGGWVGADRQTEGARLMGKECWKSKITLEAKEHRDGGDENMSEGETSSTCSSDPGLFTNDEGRQGDDEQSDWFFEGDCGVGSGVASLLPSWDSDNQLSLEDNRPSPTFLQPARPSQRGYHSHLKRLPGTAACCIRKDRRRPPSKGNRMPVFVERLRHFSQDPYQRDFWLPSVGKRDRSQWNPLCQLPVCPIDMVSESSRLRCSSSVCRNRQTNVTPGLLRTGDIRRRRKTEAVSITTSASNPFHKDHQKEEAQGASSTSTLEAVAASGAPSAAGSRSSTSAKPESLSFSQGDHEDT
- the LOC122998793 gene encoding G patch domain-containing protein 2-like isoform X2, with translation MMDELVRDLVSALEQTSEQSKLGELWEEMVLNPLHQRRQIRRRRGRKRHRESSLYPLEHRRCWIEASESSLDEASKNYRGNARSAFRASVAYCSDSDDMTATNQWHSLMRGGPTRTRQPSWPESDSFTENNPGRPLRRRRKVKRMTSDVTVRLQQKLKVSGVDGKRRHRPSRMQHLSGSKNRSGGWVGADRQTEGARLMGKECWKSKITLEAKEHRDGGDENMSEGETSSTCSSDPGLFTNDEGRQGDDEQSDWFFEGDCGVGSGVASLLPSWDSDNQLSLEDNRPSPTFLQPARPSQRGYHSHLKRLPGTAACCIRKDRRRPPSKGNRMPVFVERLRHFSQDPYQRDFWLPSVGKRDRSQWNPLCQLPVCPIDMVSESSRLRCSSSVCRNRQTNVTPGLLRTGDIRRRRKTEAVSITTSASNPFHKDHQKEEAQGASSTSTLEAVAASGAPSAAGSRSSTSAKPESLSFSQGDHEDT
- the LOC122998795 gene encoding uncharacterized protein LOC122998795 isoform X2 yields the protein MQLNHLYQRTTQAQWDEYDVDDPQSRRYLWSQTPQSTLSRDLLTHDSPVNPLQSGESGFREKKQETETPAQSHFWLSPDCLPGQNNGGPRSPASPQARARGGRGLGTEGAAQHAEIWRRQIRWQRHREALSHGPKGKFAVIKRKMREIKWLLYSFSQTFLFFIIWAAFI